DNA sequence from the Maribacter dokdonensis DSW-8 genome:
CGTCATTAAAGTTAACCTCAGAACTACCCACGATGTCCTTGGTAATACCGAAAAAAAGTACATTCATATCCGTCTAAAATTAGATAAATTCCAAGTTAGGCATAAAAAATAAGGTGCCATAAAAATGGCACCTATTTTAAAAAAATTATATGATTTTGAGAAAAGAACTACTGGACCGTTACAGCATTCTCAGGTTTGGAATAAAACCCTTTTGGCTGCGCTTGAGTAGATATACTGGCGTTTTCAAAATTAACGGTTTTAGCAGCTTCTTTAACCTCTCCCTCCTCAACTTTATGCCAAGTAATTGCCTTAGGCAATAACACCTCATCGACTTTGTTCCATTCAGCATAGTTGATCCAACTAATTTTGTCCGATGGTTCACCACTAAAATAAGTCATGGTGTAGCCCAACCATTTCATTTGGTACGTATCTGCATCATAATGAATATAATATTCATCCGTAGAAGATGACCCAACTCCTGCATTATAAGAAATTTTATAACCTGGGTAAGACACACCTTCATAAACCATAGCATCTACTTCTTCATATTTTATACCATCATCGGACAATACAAATGGCATAGCATAGAAATAGAACATTAAATTATGATAGAACTTTGGTTTACCCTCATAATCACCAGTTTTGTCCAAAAGCCAAACTTCTTTTCCATCGTACCCTATAGTATTAGCAGGTGTAGATATCTTATCGAATCTCTTGTGAAGATCAATAGTTTGAACTTCATTGAAACCTTCTTTGGGCATTTCAAAAATTAAAGTTTTATAACTTTTCCATGCTTTTAAACCTCCATGAGCTTCAAAAACTTTATTCAACTCAGTTGAATATTTATCCGAATCTACCATTTTCACAACCTCATCTACAGGGGCTGCAGCCTTTTCTTTATTAGGAGCTTGCTTACATGAAAATACTGCTAATACCAAGACCAAAAGGTAAAGTTTGTTCATCATTTTAATTCTGTTTTTATTGTTTTAAAAATCGTTAGTCGAGAAAATATGAAGTACTTACCAAATTGAACTATTTTTGTACTACATGCAGGTAACAAAACATATAAGCAGCGCACAAAACCCTTTGATAAAAAAGGTTTTGGTACTAAAAGAAAAATCAAGGGAAAGAAAAAAAACCGGACTCTTTGTCTTAGAAGGTTTGCGAGAACTGCAGATTGCTATTGGCGCTGGTTACTTTATAGAGTCAGTATTATACTGTGAAGACATTATAGAGAATAGTACCCTCTTACATACTTTTAATGCAGATCAATTAATATCCGTTAGTGCAGATGTATATAAAAAATTAGCATACAGAGATACTACCGAAGGTGTAATAGCTATTGCAAAAAGTAAAGACCACCAACTTTCATCTTTAGAGTTCAACACAAAGAACCCACTGGTCCTAATTTCAGAAGCACCCGAAAAACCGGGCAACATAGGCGCTTTACTTAGAACTGCAGATGCTGCTAATCTTGATGCGGTTTTAATTGCCAACCCAAAGACCGATCTTTATAATCCAAATATTATACGATCAAGTGTAGGATGTGTTTTTTCTAGAAACGTAAAAACGGGCAGTACTAGCGAAATTATTTCCTACTTAAAAAAA
Encoded proteins:
- a CDS encoding DUF6503 family protein, whose protein sequence is MMNKLYLLVLVLAVFSCKQAPNKEKAAAPVDEVVKMVDSDKYSTELNKVFEAHGGLKAWKSYKTLIFEMPKEGFNEVQTIDLHKRFDKISTPANTIGYDGKEVWLLDKTGDYEGKPKFYHNLMFYFYAMPFVLSDDGIKYEEVDAMVYEGVSYPGYKISYNAGVGSSSTDEYYIHYDADTYQMKWLGYTMTYFSGEPSDKISWINYAEWNKVDEVLLPKAITWHKVEEGEVKEAAKTVNFENASISTQAQPKGFYSKPENAVTVQ
- a CDS encoding TrmH family RNA methyltransferase yields the protein MQVTKHISSAQNPLIKKVLVLKEKSRERKKTGLFVLEGLRELQIAIGAGYFIESVLYCEDIIENSTLLHTFNADQLISVSADVYKKLAYRDTTEGVIAIAKSKDHQLSSLEFNTKNPLVLISEAPEKPGNIGALLRTADAANLDAVLIANPKTDLYNPNIIRSSVGCVFSRNVKTGSTSEIISYLKKEGFQVFCAALTASKDYTTVNFTEPSAIVVGTEHSGLSNEWLQNSTQNIIIPMEGEIDSMNVSVSAAILIFEAKRQRKLNT